Proteins found in one Deltaproteobacteria bacterium IMCC39524 genomic segment:
- a CDS encoding methylated-DNA--[protein]-cysteine S-methyltransferase has translation MVAEQWDMVSFDCGYVAVITRQNRLLRVCFETSQDAAVAAVRRYYPDAERISQGYPQTVLLQLAEFFQGTRDEFDLALCTESLSAFAIKTHDELMKVPLGSVVSYSELASRTGSPGAARAVGGVMSSNPFPLVVPCHRVVNANGRVGQYSGAHGTSTKTWLLDFECKLASGLKT, from the coding sequence ATGGTTGCAGAACAGTGGGATATGGTATCATTTGACTGTGGTTATGTTGCCGTTATTACACGACAAAACCGGTTGCTCAGGGTCTGCTTTGAGACCTCGCAGGACGCTGCTGTGGCGGCAGTCAGGCGTTATTACCCCGATGCTGAGCGTATATCCCAAGGCTATCCACAGACAGTTTTGTTGCAGCTGGCAGAGTTTTTCCAGGGGACGCGTGATGAATTCGACCTGGCACTTTGCACCGAATCTCTTTCGGCCTTCGCGATAAAGACTCATGATGAGTTGATGAAGGTTCCCTTGGGGTCCGTTGTCTCTTATAGTGAGTTGGCTTCCAGAACCGGTTCTCCAGGGGCAGCGCGAGCCGTTGGTGGGGTGATGTCATCAAACCCCTTCCCACTGGTTGTACCCTGTCATCGGGTCGTGAATGCAAATGGAAGGGTTGGACAGTATTCAGGCGCACACGGGACCAGCACCAAAACCTGGTTACTGGATTTTGAATGTAAGCTTGCCTCAGGCCTGAAAACTTAG
- the murJ gene encoding murein biosynthesis integral membrane protein MurJ, translating to MSEAKHEKKQISRATGILTLATLTSRVAGLIRDMVVAAVFGAGMVTDAFFVAFTIPNLLRRFFAEGSLTAAFVPTFTDVLQHQGAKEARQVVRICWTLLLLVLSCVTILGILVSPWLVKLIGYGFAGSAGKLALTNLLNQFMFPYILFVSLVALFAGVLNVSGHFLMPALSPVMLNLAMIGSALVIAPRMDQPILALAVGVVIGGMVQFFMQIPVLYRFGYDLRLDFNFRNSAVVKVMRLMLPGILGVAIYQINVVVTRLLASFLQEGSVSWLYYGQRLFEFPQGVFVVSLAQAVLPAMSRQAAADDREGFRDSLQFALILILLVTIPAALGLILCNQAVYSLFFMRGNFTSFDVSQAAIALAWYAPGLLFVGISRVVVPSFYAMKDTRTPVLISFWTLLVNVVAGLLLMQTMGHAGLALALTIASVFNAVVLTVLLSKRIGDLELSRIFLTTFRMIPGLVLMAVVVSLLLAQVDWMVAGSFWARLGLLGSSVVCGALVYAVSLRVCGVREISQAWALLAKKLSFPSRQG from the coding sequence GTGTCTGAAGCCAAGCATGAAAAGAAACAGATCAGCCGCGCGACCGGAATCCTTACTCTTGCAACACTGACCAGTCGGGTTGCCGGATTGATCCGCGATATGGTCGTTGCTGCGGTGTTCGGCGCCGGTATGGTTACCGATGCGTTTTTTGTCGCCTTTACGATACCCAACCTGCTGCGTAGATTCTTCGCTGAAGGATCTCTGACCGCAGCGTTTGTACCGACTTTTACAGACGTACTGCAACATCAAGGGGCAAAAGAAGCACGACAGGTGGTTCGTATCTGCTGGACCCTCTTGCTGCTTGTGCTTTCATGCGTCACCATCCTTGGCATTCTGGTGTCACCCTGGTTGGTTAAGCTCATAGGCTATGGCTTTGCCGGCAGCGCTGGTAAGCTGGCCCTGACCAATCTGCTTAATCAGTTCATGTTCCCGTATATCCTCTTTGTCAGCCTCGTGGCTTTGTTTGCTGGGGTTTTAAACGTGTCAGGGCACTTTCTCATGCCTGCCTTATCACCGGTGATGCTGAATCTGGCGATGATTGGTTCAGCGCTTGTTATTGCTCCGAGGATGGATCAACCGATCCTTGCGCTTGCTGTGGGTGTTGTTATTGGTGGCATGGTGCAGTTCTTTATGCAGATCCCCGTGCTTTATCGCTTCGGCTACGATCTTCGCCTTGATTTCAATTTCCGTAATTCCGCGGTTGTTAAAGTCATGCGTCTTATGTTGCCTGGCATCCTCGGTGTTGCCATTTACCAGATTAACGTGGTGGTGACCCGCCTGCTGGCTTCTTTCCTCCAGGAGGGGAGTGTCTCATGGCTCTATTATGGCCAACGACTCTTTGAATTTCCTCAAGGGGTGTTTGTGGTTTCCCTGGCTCAGGCCGTTTTGCCGGCTATGAGTCGTCAGGCTGCTGCAGACGACAGGGAGGGGTTCCGCGACTCGTTGCAGTTTGCCTTGATTTTAATTCTTTTGGTCACTATCCCGGCGGCTCTTGGCTTGATCCTCTGCAACCAGGCTGTTTACAGTCTTTTCTTTATGCGTGGGAATTTTACCTCCTTCGATGTCTCTCAGGCTGCCATTGCTCTGGCCTGGTATGCCCCCGGTTTGCTTTTTGTCGGTATCAGCAGAGTTGTTGTTCCTTCGTTTTATGCGATGAAGGATACGCGAACTCCTGTCCTTATCTCCTTCTGGACACTCCTGGTGAATGTTGTCGCAGGGTTACTGCTGATGCAAACCATGGGTCATGCTGGCCTGGCTCTTGCCCTCACAATTGCTTCGGTCTTTAATGCTGTCGTTTTGACTGTCTTACTTTCAAAGCGGATCGGGGATCTTGAGCTCTCGAGGATATTCCTGACGACTTTCCGCATGATCCCGGGTCTGGTTCTGATGGCTGTGGTTGTTTCCCTGTTGCTTGCTCAGGTAGACTGGATGGTAGCCGGTAGCTTCTGGGCTCGTCTTGGTTTGCTAGGTTCTTCTGTTGTCTGTGGAGCCCTCGTTTACGCTGTATCCTTAAGGGTTTGCGGTGTCAGGGAGATTTCGCAAGCCTGGGCCCTATTGGCAAAGAAACTGTCCTTTCCTTCACGTCAGGGGTGA
- the rpsT gene encoding 30S ribosomal protein S20, with amino-acid sequence MANHKSAEKRHRQSKIRNARNTHIRSTMRSYVKKLRLAIADGDVETAKSLLEKTVPYIDKAATKGVIHKATASRKIGRLTKLVSQAEAAK; translated from the coding sequence GTGGCAAATCACAAATCAGCAGAAAAACGTCATCGCCAGAGTAAAATTCGTAACGCTCGTAACACTCATATCCGCTCAACCATGCGTAGCTATGTCAAGAAATTAAGACTTGCTATTGCCGACGGCGATGTGGAGACAGCGAAGAGTCTTCTGGAAAAAACCGTCCCCTACATTGACAAAGCCGCCACGAAAGGCGTTATTCACAAAGCGACTGCAAGCCGTAAGATCGGCCGTTTGACCAAGCTGGTCAGCCAGGCAGAAGCAGCAAAGTAA
- the holA gene encoding DNA polymerase III subunit delta — translation MSIRELQNIIQAGSLPGLILLYGPESYFVEQGLQLIRDTVVSPENRDFNLTQYYGKDFKPGEVVEQARTFPVFSERRLVIIKNVHDASADQLEGLLTYLDEPVPETVLLLTADKIDARRKFYQILKKSGKAFEFKKIYENQLPAFVRDLAKSFNVTLTNEGLKLFCKRVGTNLVEVQGELEKLLGYLGDRDIADEKDVAAIVSDTRIESVFDLTDALGEGDVSTAFHLLDRLLSEGQAPLMVLAMMTRHFRQMWKVNELVAQRVPQSEFPKRVGVSPYFLKGLMKQASRFDNQQYRQVFNQFLETDLALKSSGSEPRMHMEKLVLDIAALGKKTS, via the coding sequence ATGTCTATACGAGAACTGCAAAATATTATTCAGGCCGGCTCACTTCCCGGCCTGATTTTGCTTTACGGCCCTGAGTCCTACTTTGTTGAGCAAGGTTTGCAGTTAATTCGAGACACTGTTGTTTCTCCTGAGAATCGCGATTTTAACCTGACCCAGTATTATGGCAAGGACTTCAAGCCGGGTGAAGTTGTTGAGCAGGCAAGGACTTTCCCGGTCTTCTCAGAACGTCGCCTGGTCATTATCAAGAATGTTCATGATGCATCTGCTGATCAACTGGAAGGCTTACTTACTTATCTTGATGAGCCTGTCCCCGAGACGGTGCTTTTGCTCACAGCGGATAAAATTGATGCCCGCCGCAAGTTCTATCAAATTCTCAAGAAGTCTGGAAAAGCTTTTGAGTTTAAAAAGATCTATGAGAACCAGCTCCCCGCTTTTGTGCGTGACCTGGCAAAATCCTTTAATGTCACTCTGACCAATGAGGGCTTGAAGCTCTTCTGTAAAAGGGTTGGAACCAACCTTGTAGAAGTGCAGGGTGAGCTTGAGAAGCTACTGGGGTATCTGGGTGATCGTGACATCGCAGATGAAAAAGATGTTGCGGCGATCGTTTCGGATACACGCATTGAAAGTGTTTTCGACCTGACTGATGCTCTGGGCGAGGGGGATGTCTCCACAGCGTTTCACTTGCTGGACCGTTTGCTTTCTGAAGGGCAGGCGCCTCTGATGGTGTTGGCCATGATGACGCGTCATTTCCGCCAGATGTGGAAAGTTAACGAATTGGTTGCCCAGAGGGTACCGCAGAGCGAATTTCCAAAGAGGGTGGGTGTCAGCCCCTATTTCCTGAAGGGCTTGATGAAACAGGCGAGCAGATTTGATAACCAACAGTATCGTCAGGTTTTTAATCAATTCCTGGAAACGGACCTGGCGCTGAAATCAAGTGGTAGTGAGCCGAGGATGCACATGGAAAAGTTGGTTCTAGATATAGCGGCTCTGGGAAAAAAGACGTCTTAG
- the lptE gene encoding LPS assembly lipoprotein LptE: protein MRFIAIFFILVIAGCGYHTPGASDTWVGGEARTLYVQLFENQTVEPYLENYLTDALIAELSLSRLLELTEDPGQADVRLVGEVKTFTDSARSYGNSDQITEYSATMAITVRLLHKNSSEIVWQKNLTRSEDYLATINKNLQLEGQRLAAIRVSQRLAEDIHASMLNSF from the coding sequence ATGCGTTTCATTGCAATTTTCTTCATTCTTGTCATTGCAGGATGCGGCTATCATACACCTGGGGCTTCCGATACCTGGGTCGGTGGCGAAGCACGTACTCTCTACGTGCAGCTTTTCGAGAACCAAACAGTAGAGCCCTATCTTGAAAATTATCTGACCGACGCTTTGATAGCAGAACTCTCTTTGTCACGATTGTTAGAACTGACAGAGGACCCTGGTCAAGCGGATGTTCGATTAGTCGGTGAGGTGAAGACTTTTACCGACAGTGCGCGTTCCTATGGAAACTCTGATCAGATCACTGAGTACAGTGCAACGATGGCGATTACCGTCCGTCTTCTGCATAAAAATAGCAGCGAGATTGTCTGGCAAAAAAACTTGACCCGTAGTGAAGATTATCTGGCGACTATCAACAAGAACTTGCAGTTGGAGGGCCAGCGGCTTGCCGCTATCCGGGTTTCACAAAGGTTGGCCGAAGACATCCACGCCAGCATGCTGAACAGCTTCTGA
- the leuS gene encoding leucine--tRNA ligase, which yields MQERYNPLDLEIAWQKQWAETKPWAVSEDDSKPKYYLLEMFPYPSGRIHMGHVRNYSIGDVVARFKRLQGYNVLHPMGWDAFGMPAENAAIQHGTHPAKWTRENIANMRTQLKRMGFSYDWDRELATCEPDYYRWEQLIFLKMMEKGLAYKKSAAVNWCPECETVLANEQVEEDCCWRCENKVEEKELEQWFFRITNYAEELLESTQSMPGWPDSVLTMQRNWIGKSTGCEIDFAVEGQDHAVRVFTTRPDTLFGATFMSLAPEHPLAQELTAEDRRQDVEAFIKKVQGVEQAQRTSDDYEKEGVFTGSYCVNPVNGAKMPIFLANFVLMGYGTGAVMAVPTHDQRDFDFARKYDLPMQVVIQPEGEVLEPASMEAAWEGPGTMVNSGQFDGLDNQAGKEKVSEYLESQELGQKSVNYRIRDWLVSRQRYWGTPIPVIYCDSCGAVPVPEQDLPVTLPTDIEFSGEGGSPLAKLESFVNTSCPKCGDPAKRETDTFDTFVESSWYFLRYASPHCESSPVDKAAVDYWLPADQYIGGVEHAVMHLLYARFWTKVMRDLGMVSIDEPFENLLTQGMVCKETTSCPEHGWLYPEEIENGCCSRCNAEVVPGRNEKMSKSKKNVIDPDGLINRYGADTARLFTLFASPPEKDLEWNEQGVEGCFRFLNRVWRLVSENLSIIDCAGKLDAENLQPAAKDLRRQVHRTIKKVTEDVDGSFHFNTAIASVMELVNGITAYSDKEASPEALREAVETVVRLLSPFVPHICEELWKHLGYEDPLETFGWPVWDEKALVAETLLIVVQVNGKVRGKVTVPVDADKEAVEVAALADPNVARFLEGKTLRKVIVVPGRLVNVVAG from the coding sequence ATGCAGGAACGTTACAACCCCTTGGATTTAGAGATCGCCTGGCAGAAGCAGTGGGCGGAGACCAAGCCCTGGGCCGTGTCCGAGGATGACAGTAAACCGAAATACTATCTGCTGGAAATGTTCCCTTATCCCTCCGGTCGTATTCATATGGGTCACGTACGCAATTACTCGATCGGTGATGTTGTCGCCCGTTTCAAACGGTTGCAGGGTTATAACGTACTGCACCCGATGGGTTGGGATGCTTTTGGTATGCCTGCTGAAAACGCGGCCATCCAGCATGGAACGCATCCTGCGAAATGGACCCGGGAGAATATCGCCAACATGCGTACCCAGCTCAAGCGCATGGGCTTTTCCTATGACTGGGATCGGGAGTTGGCGACCTGCGAGCCTGACTATTATCGCTGGGAGCAGCTGATCTTTCTGAAGATGATGGAGAAGGGGCTGGCGTACAAGAAAAGTGCCGCTGTCAACTGGTGCCCTGAATGCGAGACGGTGCTCGCCAATGAGCAGGTTGAGGAAGACTGTTGCTGGCGCTGCGAGAATAAGGTTGAAGAGAAAGAGCTGGAGCAGTGGTTCTTCCGCATCACCAACTACGCTGAAGAGCTACTTGAATCTACCCAGAGCATGCCTGGCTGGCCCGACTCCGTCCTGACGATGCAACGCAACTGGATCGGCAAGAGCACAGGTTGTGAGATTGACTTTGCCGTTGAGGGGCAAGACCATGCCGTACGTGTCTTTACGACACGTCCGGATACGCTCTTTGGTGCAACTTTTATGAGCCTTGCCCCGGAGCATCCTCTCGCTCAAGAGCTGACTGCTGAAGACCGACGTCAGGATGTAGAAGCTTTCATCAAGAAGGTGCAGGGTGTCGAACAGGCGCAACGAACCAGCGATGATTATGAAAAAGAAGGTGTCTTCACCGGGTCTTACTGCGTTAACCCTGTGAATGGCGCAAAGATGCCGATATTCTTGGCAAATTTTGTTTTGATGGGCTATGGCACGGGGGCTGTTATGGCGGTGCCGACTCACGATCAGCGTGATTTCGACTTTGCCCGTAAATATGACTTGCCGATGCAGGTTGTGATTCAACCCGAAGGTGAAGTGCTCGAACCTGCTTCGATGGAGGCCGCCTGGGAAGGGCCCGGTACGATGGTCAACTCGGGCCAGTTTGACGGACTTGATAATCAAGCCGGTAAAGAGAAAGTTTCTGAATATCTTGAATCACAAGAGCTGGGCCAGAAATCGGTTAATTACCGGATCCGCGATTGGCTGGTTTCCAGGCAGCGCTATTGGGGCACGCCGATCCCGGTGATCTACTGTGACAGTTGTGGCGCTGTGCCGGTCCCTGAACAGGACCTGCCGGTCACCTTACCCACTGATATTGAGTTCTCCGGCGAGGGGGGCAGCCCCTTGGCAAAGCTTGAATCTTTCGTCAACACCTCCTGTCCGAAATGCGGAGATCCTGCAAAACGGGAAACGGACACTTTTGACACCTTTGTTGAAAGTTCCTGGTATTTCCTGCGGTATGCCAGTCCTCATTGTGAAAGCTCGCCCGTCGACAAGGCGGCTGTTGATTACTGGCTTCCTGCCGATCAGTATATCGGTGGCGTTGAGCATGCGGTCATGCACCTTCTCTATGCACGTTTCTGGACCAAGGTCATGCGTGACCTCGGTATGGTGTCCATTGACGAGCCTTTCGAGAATCTGCTGACCCAGGGGATGGTCTGTAAGGAAACCACCTCTTGCCCAGAACATGGCTGGCTCTATCCCGAAGAGATAGAGAACGGTTGTTGCTCGCGTTGCAATGCTGAGGTTGTGCCCGGCCGCAATGAGAAGATGAGCAAATCGAAAAAGAATGTTATCGACCCCGACGGTTTGATTAACCGTTATGGGGCAGATACGGCAAGACTGTTCACCCTGTTTGCGTCTCCTCCGGAGAAAGACCTTGAGTGGAACGAGCAGGGGGTGGAAGGTTGTTTCCGCTTCCTCAACCGGGTCTGGCGTCTGGTCAGTGAGAACCTGTCCATTATCGATTGTGCCGGCAAGTTGGATGCGGAAAATCTGCAACCTGCGGCGAAAGATTTGCGACGCCAGGTTCATCGAACGATTAAAAAAGTAACCGAGGATGTTGACGGCAGTTTCCATTTTAATACTGCGATAGCTTCAGTCATGGAGCTGGTGAACGGCATTACGGCCTATTCAGACAAAGAGGCTTCACCAGAGGCACTGCGTGAGGCGGTCGAAACGGTTGTTCGATTGTTGTCACCCTTTGTGCCACATATTTGTGAGGAGCTGTGGAAGCACCTTGGCTATGAGGACCCCCTTGAGACGTTCGGTTGGCCGGTCTGGGATGAGAAGGCTCTGGTTGCTGAAACGCTCCTGATTGTGGTTCAGGTCAACGGAAAAGTTCGAGGTAAGGTCACTGTTCCGGTTGACGCCGATAAAGAGGCTGTCGAGGTCGCTGCCTTGGCTGATCCAAATGTTGCTCGTTTCCTGGAGGGTAAAACCCTTCGCAAGGTGATCGTTGTTCCTGGCCGCCTTGTTAACGTCGTCGCAGGATAA
- the infA gene encoding translation initiation factor IF-1 — MSKEEAIEVEGSVIEPLPNAMFKVELDNGHVVLAHISGKMRKYYIRILPGDRVTVELSPYDLSRGRITYRAK; from the coding sequence TTGTCAAAAGAAGAAGCAATTGAAGTTGAAGGTAGTGTTATTGAGCCGTTGCCAAATGCAATGTTCAAGGTCGAGCTTGATAACGGGCATGTTGTTCTGGCACATATTTCCGGAAAAATGCGTAAATACTACATCCGTATCCTGCCCGGTGATCGTGTAACAGTTGAACTTTCGCCCTACGACCTCAGCCGTGGTCGTATCACCTATCGCGCCAAATAA
- a CDS encoding response regulator, translating into MTGYKVLVVEDSPTMRQLIVFALKRIRGFQIVEANDGVDGLKKLSAEKFDLILTDINMPIMDGLKLVSMVRNDPNYKETPIIVITTEGAIEDRERALALGANEYITKPIQTMKILETVKKLMSV; encoded by the coding sequence ATGACTGGCTATAAAGTTCTTGTTGTTGAAGACTCGCCCACCATGCGGCAGTTGATAGTGTTTGCACTGAAACGAATTCGTGGTTTTCAGATCGTTGAAGCAAATGACGGTGTGGATGGCCTTAAAAAACTGAGCGCGGAAAAATTTGACCTTATCCTGACAGATATCAACATGCCTATTATGGATGGCTTGAAGCTTGTCAGTATGGTTCGTAACGATCCAAACTACAAAGAGACCCCTATTATCGTCATCACCACGGAAGGGGCGATAGAAGATCGTGAAAGGGCTTTGGCCCTGGGTGCTAATGAATATATCACCAAGCCGATCCAGACCATGAAAATCCTGGAAACGGTAAAAAAATTAATGAGTGTTTGA
- a CDS encoding GAF domain-containing protein codes for MSHHDEENDTAGRADEFLQVFKKGAEFTQDLLKENERLRFRVVKLEETLKEKGHDVVADGPEALELKKKILELEQEKEEILGQIKVVEEENQNFANRYVEIEEENNMLANLYIASYQLHSTLDFKEVLKIIQEIVINLIGAEEFGVLLLDEKTNLLEPVASEGLETSDLPSIAVGSGIIGEAVESGENYFIESMHGYVVDLHKPIVCIPLKIKEHVIGVISIYKLFEQKDEFTNVDYELFTLLAGHAATAVFSSRMYSDSERKLSTIQGFIDLLTK; via the coding sequence ATGAGTCATCATGACGAAGAAAATGACACTGCAGGGCGTGCAGATGAATTTCTGCAGGTTTTTAAAAAAGGAGCCGAGTTCACTCAGGATCTTCTCAAGGAGAACGAACGTCTTCGCTTTCGCGTTGTCAAACTAGAGGAAACCCTCAAGGAAAAGGGCCATGATGTTGTTGCTGATGGTCCGGAAGCACTGGAGCTGAAAAAGAAAATTTTAGAGCTTGAGCAGGAGAAGGAAGAGATTCTTGGCCAGATCAAGGTTGTCGAGGAGGAGAACCAGAATTTCGCAAATCGTTATGTTGAGATTGAAGAAGAGAACAATATGCTTGCCAATCTCTACATTGCTTCCTATCAATTGCATTCAACCCTCGATTTCAAAGAAGTTCTGAAAATTATACAAGAAATTGTCATTAACCTGATCGGCGCCGAAGAATTTGGTGTGCTTCTGCTTGATGAGAAGACGAACCTTCTTGAGCCTGTGGCCAGCGAGGGGCTTGAAACCTCGGACCTGCCTTCCATAGCCGTAGGCTCTGGCATTATTGGTGAGGCTGTCGAGTCTGGCGAAAACTATTTTATTGAGTCGATGCATGGTTATGTGGTCGATCTCCACAAGCCTATTGTTTGTATTCCTCTTAAAATCAAGGAACATGTCATTGGTGTGATTTCCATCTACAAGCTGTTTGAGCAGAAGGATGAGTTTACCAATGTGGACTATGAACTTTTCACCCTGTTGGCTGGACATGCCGCCACGGCAGTTTTCTCGTCTCGGATGTATTCCGATTCAGAGAGAAAGTTGTCGACGATTCAGGGTTTTATTGATTTGTTAACCAAGTAG
- a CDS encoding chemotaxis response regulator protein-glutamate methylesterase: protein MTSAKVRVLVIDDSAFNRRSIVKMIESLPNVEVIGYACDGEDGLRKVIDLQPDLITLDLEMPRMDGFTLLRIVMQKQPTPIIVVSSRSDDGNVFKALELGAVEFVPKPSSKVSPILMDIREELLEKVREVTSANLSNVMAHGNAVSQLKRVPTTTRQPRQDVVSDEVAQSYRMVVIGSSTGGPPALQNIFSAITDEIPVAFAVAQHMPSGFTRAFAERLNRFCVLSIKEAENGDIVRPGQVLIAPGGKNLELFQKGSNVIAKVSDPKGHQRYLPSVDALFSSAASIYEKRLLGVVLTGMGNDGRMGVHTINSHGGRVIAEAEESCVVFGMPKEAIATGLVDRIVPLPLVCREILKECGYDR from the coding sequence ATGACCTCCGCTAAGGTCAGAGTGCTGGTTATCGATGACTCGGCATTTAATCGTCGCAGCATTGTGAAAATGATCGAATCGCTACCCAATGTTGAAGTCATCGGCTACGCCTGCGATGGCGAGGATGGCCTGCGCAAGGTGATTGATCTGCAACCGGATTTGATTACTCTTGATCTTGAAATGCCTCGCATGGATGGCTTTACACTGCTGCGTATTGTTATGCAAAAACAGCCCACGCCGATTATCGTTGTCTCCTCGCGCTCTGATGATGGCAATGTTTTTAAAGCCCTTGAACTTGGTGCTGTTGAATTTGTTCCCAAGCCTTCCTCGAAGGTGTCGCCCATCCTTATGGATATCCGTGAGGAGCTCCTGGAAAAAGTTCGTGAAGTGACTTCTGCCAATCTCAGCAATGTCATGGCTCACGGTAATGCTGTCAGTCAACTGAAGCGCGTACCCACGACCACCCGCCAACCACGACAAGATGTTGTCTCTGATGAAGTCGCACAGTCTTACCGAATGGTTGTTATCGGTTCGTCGACCGGTGGACCACCGGCCCTGCAGAATATCTTCTCTGCAATCACCGATGAAATCCCGGTGGCCTTTGCCGTCGCTCAACATATGCCGTCAGGTTTTACGCGTGCTTTCGCTGAACGACTGAACCGCTTCTGTGTATTGTCCATAAAGGAAGCTGAGAATGGTGACATTGTCCGGCCAGGTCAGGTTCTGATTGCGCCCGGTGGCAAAAATCTTGAGCTTTTTCAAAAAGGATCCAATGTTATTGCCAAAGTTTCTGATCCCAAGGGCCATCAGCGATATCTGCCTTCGGTCGATGCTCTTTTTTCGAGCGCCGCATCTATTTACGAAAAGCGCTTGCTCGGAGTGGTCCTGACCGGCATGGGCAACGATGGCCGTATGGGCGTTCACACCATCAACAGTCATGGTGGGCGTGTGATTGCTGAAGCCGAGGAAAGTTGTGTTGTTTTTGGTATGCCGAAGGAGGCAATCGCAACCGGGCTCGTCGATCGAATTGTTCCCCTGCCTCTGGTATGCAGGGAAATCCTTAAAGAGTGTGGTTACGACAGATGA
- a CDS encoding CheR family methyltransferase has protein sequence MLFLSPDIKMNPDEFRLLRDFVYQHCGLNFTEDSKYLLEKRLGKRLQTHNLKTFKDYYYFLRYNPNKDQELTEVIDQLTTNETYFFREDFQLKTFVEDILPEVRKRKEIEGKKTLRIWSAGCSSGEEPYTIAMLLLSQPWLQSWKVEVVGTDISQRVLHMAREGVYGEASFRSTDPQQKARFFTEHEGKWRVKDEVRSLVSISHLNLFDSSRIALLGKMDLIFCRNVIIYFDQAGKKSVIENFFQRLVPDGFLLLGHSESLINLSTSFQLRHFQHDMVYQKPLTFIQSGRGLL, from the coding sequence ATGCTTTTTTTGTCACCTGACATAAAGATGAACCCTGATGAATTCCGCCTCTTGCGGGATTTTGTTTACCAGCATTGCGGGCTCAATTTTACGGAAGATTCCAAGTATCTTCTTGAAAAACGTCTCGGCAAGCGTTTGCAGACGCACAACCTGAAGACTTTCAAGGATTATTATTATTTCCTGCGCTACAATCCGAATAAGGACCAGGAGCTGACCGAGGTTATTGATCAGTTAACCACCAACGAGACCTATTTTTTTCGAGAAGATTTTCAACTTAAGACCTTTGTTGAAGATATCCTCCCAGAGGTTCGTAAACGCAAGGAGATAGAGGGTAAGAAGACCTTGCGAATCTGGAGTGCCGGCTGTTCATCAGGAGAGGAACCCTACACGATCGCCATGCTTCTCCTCAGCCAACCCTGGCTGCAGTCATGGAAGGTTGAAGTGGTCGGTACCGACATAAGCCAACGGGTCCTGCATATGGCCCGGGAGGGAGTTTACGGTGAGGCTTCTTTCCGTAGTACGGACCCTCAACAGAAGGCTCGGTTCTTTACTGAGCATGAAGGTAAGTGGCGTGTTAAAGACGAGGTCCGGAGTCTGGTCTCAATCAGTCATTTAAATCTCTTTGATTCGTCACGGATTGCCCTTTTGGGGAAGATGGATCTCATCTTCTGCCGGAACGTTATTATCTACTTTGATCAGGCCGGTAAGAAGAGTGTCATTGAAAACTTTTTTCAACGTCTGGTTCCTGATGGCTTCTTGCTGTTGGGGCATTCAGAATCTCTGATCAACCTCAGCACCTCTTTTCAACTGCGACATTTTCAGCATGACATGGTTTATCAGAAGCCTCTGACCTTTATTCAAAGTGGCAGGGGATTGTTATGA